A genomic segment from Deinococcus sp. YIM 77859 encodes:
- a CDS encoding DNA-3-methyladenine glycosylase, with product MPEVTSTLLPLTDHGAALAWLARDPVLAEVLSRLPPLPVLKPTPDPFGTLVRSVVGQQLSSRAAASIHARLEEALGRVTPETLLRPAPEDLRALGLSWAKVRTVRALADATLSGQLDLAHLAALPDEAVIRALTPLPGIGRWTVEMFLMFALARPDVFSFGDLVLRQMLARLYPDLPPGEGQAAVVAAWSPYRTLAARALWAETARLRQVAQGGAAPGESP from the coding sequence ATGCCTGAGGTGACGTCCACCCTCCTGCCGCTGACCGACCACGGGGCAGCCCTCGCGTGGTTGGCCCGCGACCCGGTGCTCGCGGAAGTGCTGTCCCGTCTGCCCCCCCTGCCCGTGCTGAAGCCGACGCCTGATCCCTTCGGCACGCTCGTGCGGAGCGTCGTGGGGCAGCAGCTTTCTTCCCGCGCGGCGGCAAGCATTCACGCGCGACTGGAGGAAGCGCTGGGCCGCGTGACCCCGGAGACGCTGCTGCGTCCTGCCCCCGAAGACCTGCGCGCTCTGGGCCTCTCCTGGGCAAAGGTGCGAACGGTGCGGGCCCTGGCGGACGCGACCCTTTCGGGACAGCTGGACTTGGCGCACCTCGCGGCCCTGCCGGACGAGGCGGTGATCAGGGCCCTCACGCCGCTGCCGGGAATTGGGCGCTGGACGGTGGAGATGTTCCTGATGTTCGCCCTGGCGCGGCCCGACGTGTTCAGCTTCGGGGATCTGGTGCTGCGGCAGATGCTGGCCCGCCTCTACCCGGACCTTCCGCCGGGCGAGGGGCAGGCGGCGGTTGTCGCGGCGTGGTCTCCCTACCGAACGCTGGCAGCGCGGGCCCTATGGGCGGAAACGGCGCGGCTCAGACAGGTGGCCCAAGGTGGCGCCGCACCCGGAGAAAGCCCGTAA
- a CDS encoding S1C family serine protease: protein MKPVLRAAGVALLLMGAVTGAYITGRVTAQRALVTPEEINTVEVVQKTLPAVVRVDARLRKEALQPGDDPVDTGTGFFYKKNLIVTNYHVIQYQESVSVTLYNGRRVTARVEGIDPGIDIAILRVTGVTAPRTLSFGRSAALVPGQKLITIGSPLRIQNYVGTGVFSVAASARDIPRNDGLGQEIGQYLVTTANIQQGNSGGPLLDSRGAVVGVADANAAPNSFVPGVIGIAVPGDLVRQSLDDLEKIGVPQRGTLGVSLVDLDTLDPALRQLAGLSSSEGALVDEVPAGTAGARAGLRGSLRNSRGQLLAPLGDVIVAVDGQRVRNSFDVVRLVAAKRPGQTVTLRVWRNKKPVDVKVTLQKRTLQ, encoded by the coding sequence GTGAAGCCGGTTCTGCGCGCCGCGGGTGTCGCGCTGCTGCTGATGGGCGCAGTGACGGGCGCGTATATCACCGGGCGGGTCACGGCGCAGCGTGCTCTGGTGACGCCCGAGGAGATCAACACGGTGGAGGTCGTGCAAAAGACCCTGCCCGCCGTGGTGCGGGTGGACGCCCGGCTGCGCAAGGAGGCGCTGCAACCGGGGGATGACCCGGTCGATACCGGAACGGGCTTCTTCTACAAGAAGAACCTCATCGTCACGAACTACCACGTGATCCAGTACCAGGAGTCGGTCAGCGTGACCCTCTACAACGGTCGGCGCGTGACGGCGCGGGTCGAGGGCATTGACCCCGGCATCGACATCGCCATCCTGCGCGTGACCGGCGTGACGGCCCCCCGGACACTGAGTTTTGGGCGCAGCGCGGCCCTTGTTCCGGGCCAGAAGCTGATCACCATCGGCTCGCCGCTGCGCATCCAGAACTACGTGGGCACCGGCGTGTTTAGCGTGGCTGCAAGCGCCCGGGACATCCCGCGCAACGACGGGCTGGGTCAGGAGATCGGGCAGTACCTGGTCACGACCGCCAACATCCAGCAGGGCAACAGCGGCGGGCCCCTGCTTGACTCGCGCGGCGCGGTCGTTGGCGTGGCCGATGCCAATGCAGCTCCCAACAGCTTCGTGCCGGGTGTGATCGGGATCGCCGTGCCCGGTGACCTGGTGCGCCAAAGCCTCGACGACCTCGAAAAGATCGGCGTTCCTCAGCGCGGCACCCTGGGCGTGTCCCTGGTGGACCTCGACACCCTGGACCCGGCCCTACGGCAGCTCGCGGGCCTCAGCTCCTCCGAGGGGGCGCTGGTCGACGAGGTTCCGGCCGGGACCGCAGGAGCGCGCGCGGGCCTGCGCGGCAGCCTGCGCAACAGCCGTGGGCAGCTTCTCGCGCCGCTGGGCGACGTGATCGTCGCGGTCGATGGACAGCGGGTCCGCAACTCCTTTGACGTGGTCCGCCTGGTTGCGGCCAAACGCCCCGGTCAGACCGTGACGCTGCGGGTGTGGCGCAACAAGAAGCCGGTGGACGTGAAGGTGACGCTACAAAAGCGCACGTTGCAGTAA
- a CDS encoding deoxynucleoside kinase, whose translation MYLAISGNIGSGKSTLTRMLAERYGLRPVYEPYAENPYLEDFYRDMRRYSFHSQVYFLSRRLEQHLNLVTGARYVIQDRTVFEDANIFARNLFESGQMEARDWATYRGLYEGILPALRVPDLLIHIDASLPTLKKRIAQRGRTYEQDLPEAYLGGLNRLYDEWIRTFDACPVVRVPGDELDFVQDPAAFRWVCDRVQAHGFGLPLLR comes from the coding sequence ATGTACCTCGCCATTTCCGGCAACATCGGCAGCGGCAAAAGCACCCTCACGCGGATGCTCGCGGAACGCTACGGGCTGCGACCGGTGTACGAGCCGTACGCCGAGAACCCGTACCTCGAAGACTTCTACCGGGACATGCGGCGGTACTCGTTTCACTCGCAGGTGTATTTCCTATCACGGCGCCTGGAACAGCACCTCAATCTGGTGACGGGCGCGCGGTACGTGATTCAGGACCGCACGGTCTTTGAGGACGCCAACATCTTTGCGCGCAACCTCTTTGAGTCGGGGCAGATGGAGGCACGCGACTGGGCCACCTACCGGGGCCTTTATGAGGGCATTCTTCCGGCGCTGCGGGTGCCCGACCTCCTCATTCATATTGATGCCAGCCTGCCCACCCTCAAGAAACGCATCGCCCAGCGGGGCCGGACGTATGAACAGGACCTTCCCGAGGCCTACCTCGGGGGCCTGAACCGGCTGTACGACGAGTGGATTCGTACCTTTGACGCCTGCCCGGTCGTGCGCGTGCCGGGCGATGAGCTCGACTTCGTGCAGGACCCGGCCGCCTTTCGGTGGGTGTGCGACCGGGTGCAGGCGCACGGCTTCGGGCTGCCGCTGCTGCGCTGA
- a CDS encoding helix-turn-helix transcriptional regulator gives MAASSPDHAACEVSCVHPQAVARARAAQPDERTLTRAAALLKAVSDPTRLRLLTALGTGELCVCDLAAVVGTSESAVSHQLRLLREQNLVAPRKEGRVVYYRLADAHVTGLLGNVLDHVGHEGTEGRP, from the coding sequence ATGGCGGCTTCCTCCCCCGATCACGCGGCCTGCGAGGTGTCGTGCGTTCACCCACAGGCCGTTGCGCGGGCCCGCGCCGCTCAGCCGGACGAGCGGACCCTGACCCGTGCCGCCGCGCTGCTCAAGGCGGTGTCGGATCCCACCCGGCTGCGGCTCCTCACCGCGCTGGGCACCGGAGAACTGTGTGTGTGTGACCTGGCCGCCGTAGTGGGAACGAGCGAGAGCGCGGTGAGCCACCAGCTCCGGCTGCTGCGCGAACAGAACCTCGTCGCACCGCGCAAGGAGGGCCGCGTCGTGTACTACCGCCTCGCGGACGCGCACGTGACGGGGCTGCTGGGCAATGTGCTCGACCATGTCGGGCATGAGGGCACCGAGGGCCGCCCCTAA
- a CDS encoding ferritin-like domain-containing protein: MAMQMQDLQDLYVHKLQDIYSAEQQALQLMQQSVGMVQSPELRQGIEMHIQQTEQQIQRLEQIFQKLGQQPGGEECEGMKGLVQEAQKLMQQDASPEVLEAGMIACQQAVEHYEIAGYGTARTYAQLLGDQEAVQLLEQTLEEEKMTDEKLTQIAQQINVEAMNA, translated from the coding sequence ATGGCGATGCAAATGCAGGACCTGCAGGATCTTTACGTGCACAAGCTCCAGGATATCTACAGTGCCGAGCAGCAAGCTCTCCAGTTGATGCAGCAGAGCGTGGGCATGGTGCAAAGCCCCGAGCTGCGGCAGGGGATCGAGATGCACATCCAGCAGACCGAACAGCAGATCCAGCGCCTGGAACAGATTTTCCAGAAGCTGGGGCAGCAGCCTGGCGGTGAGGAGTGTGAGGGCATGAAGGGCCTGGTGCAGGAGGCGCAGAAGCTGATGCAGCAGGATGCTAGCCCAGAAGTGCTGGAAGCTGGCATGATCGCCTGTCAACAGGCCGTCGAGCACTATGAGATTGCCGGCTACGGCACCGCCCGCACCTATGCCCAGCTGCTGGGCGATCAGGAAGCTGTGCAGCTGTTGGAACAGACCCTCGAAGAGGAGAAGATGACCGACGAGAAGCTGACGCAGATTGCGCAGCAGATCAACGTCGAGGCGATGAACGCCTAA
- a CDS encoding deoxynucleoside kinase, which yields MYLVVEGPIGVGKTSLAGRLAARYGAELNLEVVEENPFLARFYKAPEAYAFQVQVFFLLSRFKQLSALAQPGLWSGHVVSDYLFDKDFIFAAMNLRDAEFALYEDLYAHLSPRLPTPDLVVYLRAEPELLLSRIEKRGRPFERDMQAAYLAELTARYDEYFRTYPGRLLTVDASGYDFVGSPEDEQAILARIERALHVGEGAAV from the coding sequence ATGTACCTGGTCGTCGAAGGCCCCATCGGGGTAGGAAAAACGAGCCTGGCGGGGCGGCTCGCGGCGCGCTACGGCGCGGAACTCAATCTGGAGGTCGTGGAGGAAAATCCCTTCCTGGCCCGCTTTTACAAGGCTCCCGAGGCCTACGCGTTCCAGGTCCAGGTGTTTTTCCTGCTTTCGCGCTTCAAGCAACTCTCGGCGCTCGCGCAGCCGGGGCTGTGGAGCGGCCATGTGGTCAGCGACTACCTCTTTGACAAGGACTTCATCTTTGCGGCGATGAACCTGAGGGACGCTGAATTTGCCCTGTACGAGGATCTCTACGCGCACCTCTCGCCCCGTCTGCCCACGCCCGACCTGGTCGTGTACCTGCGCGCCGAGCCCGAGCTGCTGCTCTCGCGCATCGAGAAACGTGGGCGGCCTTTTGAGCGGGACATGCAGGCGGCCTACCTCGCCGAGCTCACCGCCCGCTACGACGAGTACTTCCGCACGTATCCCGGACGCCTGCTCACCGTGGATGCCAGCGGCTACGACTTCGTCGGCAGCCCGGAGGACGAGCAGGCGATCCTGGCGCGTATCGAGCGGGCACTGCACGTGGGGGAAGGGGCAGCAGTATGA
- a CDS encoding FmdB family transcriptional regulator, producing the protein MPTYVYKNIETGELYEIKQSMRDEPLTQHPETGAPIKRVLSTPGIAFRGSGFYVTDSRPKAASGGEASSAGGGGE; encoded by the coding sequence ATGCCGACGTACGTGTACAAGAATATCGAGACGGGCGAACTCTATGAGATCAAGCAGAGCATGCGCGACGAGCCGCTGACCCAGCATCCCGAGACAGGCGCGCCCATCAAACGCGTGCTTTCCACGCCGGGGATTGCCTTTCGTGGCAGCGGCTTCTACGTGACGGACTCGCGGCCCAAAGCCGCGTCCGGCGGCGAGGCCAGCAGCGCGGGCGGCGGCGGCGAGTGA
- a CDS encoding acyl-CoA dehydrogenase C-terminal domain-containing protein, with protein sequence MPQYKAPLRDIKFVMHELLDAPSQLAALPFYAENETADPELMNQVLEEAARFVESELVPLNRVGDEEGCTRHEDGSVTTPTGFKEAYRKYREAGWTALDADPAYGGQGMPHLVSNTLVEMMTSANVAWSMYPGLSHGAYSALHAVGSEELKNTYLPKLVSGEWTGTMCLTEPHAGTDLGIIRTKATDNGDGTYAITGTKIFISAGEHDLAENIVHLVLARLEGSPQGTKGISLFLVPKFLPKADGSLGERNAVTCGAIEHKMGIHGNATAVLNFDGARGFLVGEINKGMNHMFIMMNAARLGTGLQGLGLGEVAYQNALTYAKDRLQMRHEPRVNPAEAADPIIVHPDVRRMLLTGKAYTEAGRALAMWLALSIDIEHHHPDEARRKEAADLVALLTPVAKAFMTDNGFQTAVLAQQVFGGHGYIREWGMEQFVRDARIGQIYEGTNGIQALDLLGRKVLMDGGKRLQKLASVLQAFVEENADDEHLAPYLDGLGKAAGQLGTLTMVIGQKAMQGPEGADEVNAAAVDYLRYFGHVVYGYLWARMAKIAQEKIDAGQDKDGFYLGKVQTARFYFTKLFPETKMLAATIKAGNEPLAVDDRAVFGLEQNLVGA encoded by the coding sequence ATGCCCCAGTACAAAGCCCCCCTGCGCGACATCAAGTTCGTGATGCACGAGCTGCTTGATGCCCCCAGCCAGCTCGCTGCTCTGCCCTTTTACGCCGAGAACGAGACGGCCGATCCAGAGCTTATGAACCAGGTGCTGGAGGAGGCGGCCCGGTTTGTCGAGAGCGAACTTGTGCCTCTTAACCGCGTGGGGGATGAGGAGGGCTGCACTCGGCACGAGGACGGCAGCGTCACCACCCCCACCGGCTTCAAGGAGGCCTACCGCAAGTACCGTGAGGCGGGGTGGACGGCTCTGGATGCCGACCCGGCCTATGGCGGCCAGGGGATGCCCCACCTGGTGAGCAACACGCTTGTCGAGATGATGACCAGCGCGAACGTCGCGTGGTCTATGTACCCCGGCCTCTCGCACGGCGCGTATTCGGCGCTGCACGCGGTCGGCAGCGAGGAACTGAAGAACACCTACCTGCCCAAACTCGTGAGCGGCGAGTGGACCGGCACGATGTGTCTGACCGAGCCGCACGCCGGAACGGACCTCGGGATCATCCGCACCAAGGCCACCGACAATGGTGACGGCACGTACGCCATCACCGGCACCAAGATCTTTATCAGCGCCGGTGAGCACGACCTGGCGGAGAACATCGTGCACCTCGTGCTGGCACGCCTGGAGGGCAGCCCGCAGGGCACCAAGGGCATCTCCCTTTTCCTGGTGCCCAAGTTCCTGCCGAAGGCCGACGGCTCTCTCGGCGAGCGCAACGCTGTGACGTGCGGCGCCATCGAGCACAAGATGGGTATCCACGGCAACGCGACCGCTGTGCTGAACTTCGACGGTGCCCGGGGCTTCCTGGTCGGCGAGATCAACAAGGGCATGAACCACATGTTCATCATGATGAACGCCGCTCGCCTGGGCACCGGCCTCCAGGGGCTCGGGCTGGGTGAGGTGGCGTACCAGAATGCCCTCACCTACGCCAAAGACCGCCTGCAGATGCGGCACGAGCCGCGCGTGAATCCCGCGGAAGCGGCTGATCCGATCATCGTGCACCCCGACGTGCGCCGCATGCTGCTCACCGGCAAGGCGTACACGGAAGCGGGGCGCGCGCTCGCGATGTGGCTGGCCCTCAGCATCGACATCGAGCACCACCACCCCGATGAGGCAAGGCGCAAGGAGGCGGCCGACCTCGTCGCGCTGCTCACGCCCGTCGCCAAGGCGTTCATGACCGACAACGGCTTCCAGACCGCGGTGCTGGCGCAGCAGGTCTTCGGCGGACACGGCTACATCCGCGAGTGGGGCATGGAGCAGTTCGTGCGTGACGCCCGCATCGGCCAGATCTATGAGGGCACCAACGGCATCCAGGCGCTCGACCTGCTGGGCCGCAAGGTGCTGATGGACGGTGGCAAGCGGCTACAGAAGCTGGCTTCCGTGCTGCAGGCTTTTGTGGAGGAGAACGCGGACGACGAGCATCTTGCCCCCTACCTTGACGGGCTGGGCAAGGCTGCGGGCCAGCTCGGCACCCTCACGATGGTGATCGGCCAAAAGGCGATGCAGGGACCAGAAGGCGCGGACGAGGTCAACGCCGCCGCCGTGGACTACCTGCGCTACTTCGGACACGTCGTGTACGGCTACCTGTGGGCCCGGATGGCGAAGATCGCGCAGGAGAAGATCGACGCTGGCCAGGACAAAGACGGCTTCTACCTGGGCAAGGTGCAGACCGCCCGCTTCTACTTCACCAAGCTGTTCCCCGAGACCAAGATGCTCGCCGCGACCATCAAGGCCGGAAACGAGCCGCTGGCGGTGGACGACCGCGCGGTGTTCGGCTTGGAACAGAACCTGGTCGGGGCCTAA
- a CDS encoding UDP-N-acetylmuramoyl-L-alanyl-D-glutamate--2,6-diaminopimelate ligase produces MRLPELAAALTVPASDLPAVEVRGVTHHAAWVEPGFAFVAIRGARFDGHSFLEEVVARGAVAVLGEGLPEGTVSPLPYLTVPNARAALADAAAILAEHPSRQLRVIGVTGTDGKTTTSWLTRHLLRAAGLRTGLLSTVGYELPDGVLRHFPAHFTTPEAPQVQTTLREMVSAGAQAAVLEASSHALALDRVRGVAWDVAVWTHLSSEHLDFHGTLEHYFAEKRKLVERAPFAVLNVDDPWTAQLRGLAPQETTYSAENQHADWRASGIEERATGLHFQVASPLGTFRAHLPMIGRFNVANALAGMAAAAQLGATAEQLQEGLVSFRGVPGRMELVPSTEEDPRVIVDFAHTPPSLEKALTTLRATTGGRLWVLLGSAGGPRDPSKRAPLGEVATRLADHAVFTEEDCRDTPLEDILAEMERGAREAGRSNFTRIGDRREAIRFVIRTAQPGDTVLLAGKGPEDTLEREHETLPWNEVAEARAALALRTRSL; encoded by the coding sequence ATGCGCCTGCCTGAGCTTGCCGCTGCCCTGACCGTGCCCGCTTCTGATCTTCCTGCCGTGGAGGTGCGCGGCGTGACCCACCATGCGGCCTGGGTCGAGCCGGGCTTCGCCTTTGTGGCGATTCGTGGCGCGCGGTTCGACGGCCACAGCTTTTTGGAAGAGGTCGTGGCCAGAGGCGCGGTCGCCGTCCTGGGTGAGGGCCTACCGGAGGGGACGGTTTCGCCCCTGCCCTACCTGACTGTGCCGAACGCGCGGGCGGCCCTGGCAGACGCAGCCGCCATTCTGGCCGAGCACCCTAGCCGTCAGCTGCGGGTGATCGGCGTGACCGGCACCGATGGCAAGACCACCACCAGTTGGCTCACGCGGCATCTGCTGCGGGCGGCGGGCCTGCGAACGGGCCTCCTGAGCACGGTCGGGTACGAGCTGCCGGACGGGGTGCTGCGCCACTTCCCGGCACACTTCACCACGCCCGAGGCGCCACAGGTGCAGACCACCCTGCGCGAGATGGTGAGCGCGGGTGCCCAGGCCGCCGTGCTGGAGGCGAGTAGCCACGCCCTCGCGCTCGACCGGGTGCGCGGGGTGGCGTGGGACGTGGCGGTATGGACGCACCTGTCGAGCGAGCACCTCGATTTTCACGGAACCCTCGAACACTACTTCGCGGAAAAGCGCAAGCTGGTGGAGCGTGCCCCCTTCGCCGTGCTGAACGTGGATGACCCCTGGACCGCACAGCTGCGGGGCCTCGCTCCCCAGGAGACGACCTACAGCGCCGAGAACCAGCACGCCGACTGGCGGGCCAGCGGCATCGAGGAGCGGGCGACCGGGCTGCATTTTCAGGTCGCCTCACCGCTGGGCACATTCAGAGCGCACCTGCCCATGATCGGCCGCTTCAACGTGGCGAACGCGCTTGCGGGAATGGCCGCAGCGGCCCAACTCGGCGCGACCGCAGAGCAGTTGCAGGAGGGGCTGGTGTCCTTTCGGGGCGTGCCGGGCCGGATGGAACTGGTGCCGAGCACAGAGGAAGACCCCCGCGTGATCGTAGATTTCGCCCACACGCCGCCCAGTCTGGAAAAGGCCCTTACCACCCTGCGTGCAACCACAGGGGGACGGCTGTGGGTGCTGCTGGGTTCGGCCGGCGGGCCGCGCGACCCCAGCAAGCGTGCGCCGTTGGGCGAGGTGGCGACCCGCCTGGCCGACCACGCCGTCTTTACCGAGGAGGATTGCCGGGACACGCCCCTAGAAGACATCCTCGCGGAGATGGAGCGGGGCGCGCGGGAGGCGGGGCGCAGCAACTTCACCCGCATCGGGGACCGGCGCGAGGCGATCCGCTTCGTGATCCGCACGGCTCAGCCGGGGGATACGGTGCTCCTGGCGGGAAAGGGGCCAGAAGACACCCTGGAACGGGAACACGAGACCCTTCCCTGGAATGAGGTGGCGGAGGCGCGGGCGGCGCTGGCGCTCCGTACCCGGTCCCTCTGA
- a CDS encoding LacI family DNA-binding transcriptional regulator, producing MPPAKPPARRVTLRDVATRLGVSAATVSNAYNRPDQLSPELRERVLRAARELGYSGPDPLARSLRRGRTGVIGVVYGSALSSAFVDPAASLFLGGVARAVQEKGLNLLLLAGHQEAAPGPVATASVDGLILYATPAASSALAAARARHLPTVLVDQAPQEGFPLIGIEDESGAAEAARHLLALGHRELGVLGLPMGQESAPHAHIRARLNGYRAALTGTTARLYLRESPDNSPESGERLAHTLLTALPQITALLCMSDVLAQGALRAAAALGLRVPADLSVVGYDDIPSSAALNLTTVWQPTGEKGLEAGRALLALLRGDTPGSRLLPTRLVVRGTAAQRAGQGRGG from the coding sequence ATGCCCCCCGCCAAGCCGCCAGCCCGCCGCGTGACCCTGCGGGACGTGGCGACGCGGCTGGGGGTATCTGCGGCGACGGTCAGCAACGCCTACAACCGGCCTGACCAGCTGTCCCCGGAGCTGCGGGAGCGGGTGCTCAGGGCAGCGCGCGAGCTGGGCTACAGTGGCCCTGACCCTCTGGCACGCAGCCTGCGCCGGGGCCGCACCGGGGTGATCGGCGTGGTGTATGGAAGCGCCCTGTCTTCGGCCTTTGTGGATCCCGCAGCCAGCCTCTTCCTGGGGGGGGTAGCCCGCGCCGTGCAGGAAAAAGGCCTGAACCTGCTCCTTCTGGCGGGTCACCAGGAAGCGGCACCCGGTCCCGTTGCCACGGCCAGCGTGGACGGCCTCATCCTGTACGCAACGCCGGCTGCCAGTTCGGCCCTCGCGGCGGCGCGTGCCCGCCATCTCCCCACCGTGCTGGTCGACCAAGCTCCCCAGGAGGGCTTTCCCCTGATTGGCATCGAGGACGAGAGCGGCGCTGCTGAGGCTGCGCGCCACCTGCTGGCCCTCGGTCACCGGGAGCTGGGCGTGCTGGGCCTGCCCATGGGGCAGGAGAGTGCGCCCCATGCCCACATCCGCGCCCGGCTCAACGGCTACCGCGCGGCCTTGACGGGCACCACGGCCCGCCTGTACCTGCGGGAGAGCCCCGATAATTCTCCTGAGTCGGGCGAGCGTCTGGCCCATACCCTCCTCACCGCTCTGCCGCAGATCACGGCGCTGCTGTGTATGAGTGACGTGCTGGCACAGGGGGCGCTGCGGGCCGCTGCCGCCCTCGGCCTACGGGTTCCCGCTGATCTCAGCGTGGTGGGCTACGACGACATTCCCAGCAGCGCCGCTCTGAACCTCACCACCGTCTGGCAACCCACCGGTGAGAAGGGCCTGGAGGCGGGCCGCGCCCTGCTCGCCCTGCTGCGCGGTGACACGCCCGGCAGCAGGCTCTTGCCGACACGGCTGGTGGTGCGGGGAACAGCGGCGCAGCGGGCAGGACAGGGGAGAGGCGGCTGA
- a CDS encoding Crp/Fnr family transcriptional regulator — translation MNYPSLVWHLKRTELFADLELAELERVAAATPYRTYGPGEVIYRMDDPADALYFVRSGLVKISKLFPNGKEAILGVIGQHDTFGELLLQPEERRPTQAEALERTTLIVLPRQELQKLLGTKPDLAMKLIRLMAARLFEAQSWTATVSAYSAPERVASLLYRLAREFGRPHPQGVELALRLNQEDIARMVGATRETVSHSLGKLKQEGAISRARTPMVVRLDALRRYLEED, via the coding sequence ATGAACTACCCAAGCCTGGTCTGGCACCTCAAGCGGACGGAGCTGTTCGCGGACCTTGAGTTGGCCGAGCTGGAACGGGTGGCCGCCGCCACGCCCTACCGCACCTACGGACCGGGCGAGGTGATCTACCGGATGGACGATCCGGCGGACGCCCTGTACTTTGTGCGCAGCGGTCTGGTGAAGATCAGTAAGCTCTTTCCCAACGGCAAGGAAGCGATCTTAGGGGTCATTGGTCAGCACGACACCTTTGGTGAACTGCTGTTGCAACCGGAAGAGCGCCGCCCCACGCAGGCCGAGGCGCTGGAGCGTACGACCCTGATCGTTCTGCCGCGGCAGGAACTTCAGAAGCTCCTGGGCACCAAACCCGACCTCGCCATGAAGCTGATTCGCCTGATGGCCGCCCGGCTGTTTGAGGCGCAGTCCTGGACGGCGACCGTGAGCGCCTATAGCGCCCCCGAACGGGTTGCCAGCCTGCTGTACCGCCTCGCCCGCGAGTTTGGGCGGCCTCATCCTCAGGGCGTGGAACTCGCCCTGAGGCTCAACCAGGAAGACATTGCCCGCATGGTCGGCGCCACCCGTGAGACGGTCAGCCATTCCCTGGGCAAACTCAAGCAGGAAGGGGCCATCAGCCGCGCGCGCACGCCGATGGTGGTGCGTCTGGATGCCCTGCGGCGCTACCTGGAAGAGGACTAA
- a CDS encoding RtcB family protein: MNEKHISRLGFEKRAARLALAAAQAREAAGLGRSEILDELQAVQANPQVYLQGGVYADLAAELTRSSGGPPSPRTVPLQPAELRRTPLPYRIWGEDLIEPGAREQMDVAMLLPITRAGALMPDAHVGYGLPIGGVLATEDAVIPYGVGVDIGCSMMLSVLPLEPQALSTDEARKLLLKHTRFGAGVSFEKQVRGDHPVLHEETWREQPLLRQLLDKAAEQIGTSGSGNHFVEFGTLTLPTPDLGLTAGEYLAVLSHSGSRAFGAQVANHYTRLAQALHPSLDPAARKLAWFPLRSEEGQSYWQAMNLAGRYALANHDLIHARLARALGVQPLVQVSNSHNLAWRQRVGEHDLIVHRKGATPAERGQLGLIPGSMADSGFVVRGRGNPDALASASHGAGRRMGRKAAEKSLSKRDMYDDLRKRGVTLIGGGVDEAPQAYKRIEDVIARQRDLVDVVAEFRPRVVRMDTGREDV, encoded by the coding sequence ATGAATGAAAAACACATCAGCCGGCTGGGCTTCGAAAAAAGGGCTGCACGCCTCGCGCTGGCGGCGGCGCAAGCGCGCGAGGCGGCGGGCCTAGGCCGCAGCGAGATTCTGGACGAACTTCAGGCGGTGCAGGCCAACCCCCAGGTGTACCTGCAAGGCGGCGTGTACGCCGACCTTGCCGCAGAACTGACCCGCTCGTCCGGCGGCCCCCCGTCTCCCCGCACAGTGCCCCTCCAACCCGCCGAGCTGCGCCGTACACCCCTTCCCTACCGGATCTGGGGCGAAGACCTGATTGAACCGGGTGCCCGGGAACAGATGGACGTGGCGATGCTGCTGCCCATCACCCGCGCCGGAGCGCTGATGCCCGACGCGCACGTGGGCTACGGCCTGCCCATCGGCGGGGTGCTGGCGACCGAGGATGCGGTCATTCCCTATGGCGTGGGCGTAGACATCGGCTGCTCGATGATGCTGAGCGTGCTGCCGCTCGAGCCGCAGGCACTCAGCACAGACGAGGCCCGCAAACTGCTCCTTAAGCACACCCGCTTTGGGGCAGGCGTCAGCTTCGAGAAACAGGTCCGGGGTGACCACCCGGTGCTGCACGAGGAGACCTGGCGCGAGCAGCCCCTGTTGCGCCAGCTCCTGGACAAGGCTGCGGAGCAGATCGGCACCTCCGGCAGCGGGAACCACTTCGTGGAGTTCGGCACCCTCACGCTCCCCACGCCAGACCTGGGGCTCACCGCGGGCGAGTACCTCGCCGTTCTTTCACACAGCGGCTCACGCGCCTTTGGAGCACAGGTGGCCAACCACTACACCCGGCTGGCGCAGGCACTTCACCCCAGCCTCGACCCTGCCGCCCGCAAGCTGGCCTGGTTCCCCCTGAGAAGCGAGGAAGGCCAGAGCTACTGGCAGGCGATGAACCTCGCGGGGCGCTATGCCCTCGCCAACCACGACCTGATTCATGCCCGCCTCGCTCGGGCCCTCGGCGTGCAGCCGCTTGTGCAGGTCAGCAACAGCCACAACCTCGCCTGGCGGCAGCGGGTGGGAGAACACGACCTCATCGTGCACCGCAAGGGGGCCACACCGGCGGAGCGCGGACAGCTCGGCCTGATCCCGGGCAGCATGGCCGACTCGGGCTTCGTGGTGCGGGGCCGGGGCAACCCGGACGCCCTGGCCAGCGCCAGCCACGGCGCGGGTCGCCGAATGGGCCGCAAAGCCGCCGAGAAGAGCCTGAGCAAGCGGGACATGTATGACGACCTGAGAAAACGCGGCGTCACCCTGATCGGCGGTGGCGTGGACGAGGCCCCTCAAGCCTACAAGCGCATCGAGGACGTCATCGCCCGCCAGCGCGACCTCGTGGACGTCGTGGCCGAGTTTCGCCCCCGGGTCGTGCGGATGGACACGGGCCGGGAGGACGTGTAG